The genome window TTCAGCTTTTTGTAATGCTGGAATTGATATTACAGGAAATAGTATTGTTCCTTTTGCTGATGACGTAATAATAAATTTAGTATTAGTTATTCTTATTATTGCTGGAGGACTTGGCTATTCGGTATATATAGATTTAATAACCAATAAGAAAAATATTAAAAAATTCAGTTTACATACAAGGTTTGTGTTATTGTTTAACACAATTTTATTTGTTATTGGTTTTGCTTTTATATTTGTGATGGAATACAATAATCCTAAGACATTAGGTAATCTACCACTTGTTGAAAAGATAATTGCATCCATTTTTCAAGCAGTAAGTCCAAGGAGTGCTGGATTTTATAGTATAGATATTAGTGGACTTACTTTACCTACTACTTTTCTTATAATCATGATGATGTTTATTGGAGGTTCTCCTGGCTCAACTGCAGGTGGTATTAAAACTACAACCTTTGGAGTTTTAATAATAACAATAGTATCTGTGCTTAAAGGAAAAACAGATGTAGAGATATTCAAGAAAAGAATACCACATGAACTTATATATAGAGCATTAGCAGTGATTGGATTAGCTTTTTTTGTTGTGATATTAGTCACAATGATTCTAACCTTAACAGATGCAGAAAGCTCTTTTCTAGACATTTTATTTAAAGCTACTTCTACTTTTGCTACAGTAGGTCTACATAGAGGGGCTATACCTAGTTTATCTTTTTTTGAGAAAATAGTTTTTATACTGACAATGTTTGCAGGAAGAGTGGGACCATTGACATTAGGATTTGCATTAGCTAGAAGACAAAGTAAGACTAAGGCTAATTTTAGATATCCAGAAGGAAAGATAATGATTGGATAGGATGGTGGATAAATGAAGCAATTCGTAGTCATCGGTTGCGGAAGATTTGGGACTAGTGTAGCTAAAACCTTATATAATCAAGGTCATGATGTACTAGCTATTGATAAGGATGAAGAAATTGTACAGGAAATTTCTGATTCTGTTACATATGCTGCACAAGCAGACGTAGAAGATGAATATGCATTAAAGGCCTTAGGTATTAGAAACTTTGATGTAGCAGTCGTTAGCATAGGATCTGATATTCAAGCATCTATTATGGCAACTCTTATAGTCAAAGAATTGGGTGTAAAGACTGTAGTGGCAAAGGCACAGAATGATGTTCATGCAAAGGTTTTATATAAAATAGGTGCAGATAAAGTAGTATTTCCAGAAAGGGATATGGGCGTAAGACTAGCTCATAACCTTGTTTCTTCTAGCGTAATCGATTATATCGAATTTGACCCGGATTATAGTATAGTTGAAATAACTGCCACAAAGGAATGGGAATACAAAACACTTAACGAGCTTAAGCTTCCTTCAAAGTATGGTATAAATGTAATAGCAATAAAGAAAAAGGTAGGATTAAATATTTCGCCTAATGCAGACGAAGCTATTATGCCAGGTGATGTACTAATAGTAATAGGTAGCAACACAAACCTTGCAAATCTAGAAAAAAAAAGTGGATTGAGGTTATGAATATGAATGAAATGATAACGAGTTCATCAAATATCATGATAAAAGAAATAAAGTCGCTTTATAGAAAAAAAGATAGATGGACGAAAAAAAGTTTTTTTATAGAAGGAATAAGAGCAGTTGAGGAAAGTATTTTATCAAATGCTAAAATTTCTTATATAGTATATTCTGATATGCTTTTTCACATAAAGGGTGGAGAAGAGCTATTAAAAAAAATTCAAAGTAGCAATTATAAGCTAAACTATATATCAGATAAATTATTTAAAGAAATATCAGATACAGAAAAACCACAGGGTATTTTAGCTGTAGTAGAATATGATTTAAAGACAATAGATAATATTCTAAAAGAAAAAGATAACTTTATAATTCTTTTAGATAGATTACAAGACCCTGGAAACATGGGCACTATTATTAGAACAGCTGATGCCTTTGGTTCAAATGGTGTTATAGTAACTGAAGGCTGTGTTGATGTATTTAATCCTAAGACTATTCGTTCTACTATGGGCTCTATATTTCATATTCCTATTTTATATTATAAAAGTTCTAATGAGGCTATAAGGGACTTAAAGGACAAGGGTATAAGAGTAGTTACTACATCACTTGATGCTAAAGAATTCTGCTTCGATGTAGACTTTATAAGGGATTTTGCGCTAATAATAGGAAATGAAGCCTCTGGGGTATCAGAAGAAGTTATAGCTGATTCAGATTTGCTAATTAAGATACCTATGCCAGGCAATGCTGAATCTTTAAATGCTGCCATTGCCTCTTCCGTAATAATGTACGAGGCTTTGAGACAGAGACAGAGCAGAGATTAAAAGTTTAAAAAATCAAAAAATTTAGTTTACATATTCCTTGTTTTTTGCTATACCTCGTGCTATAATCTTAGTAAATAGCTTAGAGAGGTGTTTTATACTATGTTAAATGCAGAGTTTTTCTGGAAACTATTTGAGCTAACTGGTTCTATTAACGCCTATCTAGTTTACAAAGCGCTTATGATGAACTAATAAATTAATATCTAAAAGTGATGATAGAGAAAGTATGTATTTAAAAACTTTGAGAGAGGAAGTGTCGTAGGCTGAAAGCACTTCTATGTTTGAAAATACAGAAGTTCACTCTTGAACTGCTAGGTTGAAATAGTAGTAGACTTATGCCGGTTTTTTTACCGTTAACATAATGAGTGATTTGATGAACAATCAAATTATTAGGGTGGTACCACGGAAAGCCTTCGTCCCTTTGTGACGGAGGCTTTATTTTTATGACCTAATCCGATTTATGACCTAACCCGATTTTCCGAGTGTTCTGTCATCTGAGCGTTAGCGAAGAATCTCGCATTTTGTGAGGATTTGATTGCATTAGAAGGAGGGAGTTTAAGTGGAATATATAGTTAGTTTCTTTGCCTTTTTTATTATCTATTTTGGTATAACCTATACATTTAGTGTTATAAAAGGGAAATTCAATATAAAAGAATCAGATAGCATCAAGCAAAAAGGGAAGACTAGAAATAAAAGCACTAGAAATTCTAGTAATTCAAGAAGCAATAGCATAATTCAGAAAGACAACAGCGAATTTCATAGAATTCTTAAGAATTCTTTAGTAATTAGCTTTGTTTATATAATTATTATATTAATATTAAGTTTCTTTAAATAGTTTGGAAGGAGCGATGAAAATGAAGGAAATGCTAAGCAATATAAAAGAAAATGCACTAAATGAACTAAGTAAAATTGGCAAATTAGATGATTTAGAGCAAATAAGAGTCAAGTATCTAGGTAAAAAAGGAGAATTGACTGGAGTACTTAGAGCAATGGGTGGGCTATCATCAGAAGAGAGACCTATCATAGGTCAATTAGCAAATAAAGTAAGGGGACTAATTGAAGGAGAAATTGAAAGGGCTAGAGAAAAATTTAAAGCAGAAGAAAAAAACAGAAGACTTCAAACTGAGACAATTGATATTTCAATGCCAGGAAAGAGCATAGAAAAAGGTCATAGACATCCTCTAATAGGAGTAATGGAAGAGTTAGAAAATATCTTCATGAGCATGGGGTTCAGTATTGTCCAAGGTCCAGAGGTGGAAACAGTATACAATAATTTCGATGCATTAAATTCCCCTGAAAACCATCCTTCAAGGGATCCATCAGATACATTCTATATTACCGATGATATATTGCTAAGGACTCATACTTCACCAGTGCAGATAAGAGCTATGAAACAAACTAAGCCACCACTAAGAATTGTATCTGCTGGTAGAACATTTAGATTTGATGATGTAGATGATACACATTCTCCTATGTTCCATCAGTTAGAGGGATTAGTAGTAGATAAAAATATTACAATGGGAAATTTAAAGCATACAATAGACATGTTCATAAAAGAACTATTTGGAAGTGAGATGAAAACTAGATTTAGACCACATTACTTCCCATTTACAGAACCAAGTGCAGAAGTTGACGTATCATGCTTAAAATGTATGGGTAAAGGCTGTGCTTCATGTAATGGAACAGGTTGGAGTATGGAGCTTTTAGGCTGTGGAATGGTACATCCAAATGTTCTAAGAAATTGTGGCATAGACCCTGAGGTATATAGTGGTTTTGCATTTGGACTTGGTGTAGATAGAATTGCAATGGTTAAGTATGGAATAAACAATATAAGACTACTTTTTGAGAATGATATGAGATTTTTAAATCAATTTTAAGGAGAAGGAGGACTAAGATATGCTAGTACCTGTTAAATGGCTTAAAGAATATGTTGATATAGATGTAGATTCAAAAGAATTAGCTGACAAACTGACTATGTCAGGGTCTCATGTTGATTCTATTGAGGCTGTAGATAAAGGAATCGAAAATGTAGTAGTAGGAAAGATTTTAGAAATAGCTCAGCATCCAGATGCAGATAAGCTAGTAATTACTCAAATAGATGTAGGAACTGAAGTGATTCAAATAGTGACTGGAGCAAATAATATTAAAGTAGGTGACTATATCCCAGTAGCACTAATAGGGGCAAAGCTACCTGGTGGAGTAAAGATTAAGAAAGGGAAACTTAGAGGTGTAGAGTCAAACGGAATGCTATGTTCAGCTCAAGAGCTTGGCATAAGTGAAAATGTAGTACCAAAGGAAAATAAAGACGGGATTTTTATATTAGATAAAGAATATACTCTAGGCCAAGATATAAAGGAAACCCTAGGACTTTATGGAGAGGTTATTGACTTCGAAATAACTCCAAATCGTCCTGACTGCTTGAGTATTATAGGAATGGCTAGAGAAACAGCTGCTACACTAGGAAAACCAATGAAGCATTTAGACATCAAAATCAATAATCAAGTAGACGATATTAAGGACTATTTTAATGGAATAATAGTGGAAGCTAAGGACTTATGCAATAGATACTATGCAAAGGTAGTTAAAGACATAAAAATAGGTCAGTCACCAATGTGGATGCAAAGAAGGCTTATGGAAGCAGGGGTAAGACCTATAAACAACATAGTAGACATTACAAACTATGTAATGCTAGAAATTGGTCAGCCATTACATGCTTTTGATCTAGATAAATTATCAGGTAAAAAGATAATTGTAAGAAGAGCATTAGAAGGAGAAAAGATTAAGACTCTTGATGGAGTAGAGAGAAGCCTAGATACTTCAATGCTAGTAATTGCAGATGATAGTAGACCTATGGCTATTGCTGGAGTAATGGGAGGAGAAGATAGCGAGGTTACAGATGACACTAAGACTATACTTATAGAATCTGCAAACTTCGATGGAAGAAGTGTAAGACTTACTTCACGTAAGGTTAGTTTGAGAACAGAAGCATCTGCAAAATATGAGAAAGACTTAGATCCTAATCTATCAGATATAGCTTGTAACCGTGTATGTCAGCTTATAGAAGAAATAGGTGCAGGTACTGTAGTAGCTGGACATATTGATATCTATGAAGGAAAAGCTGAAGAGAGAACTCTAGAACTTTCGCCAGAAAAGGCAAATAGATTACTGGGAACAGACATTGAAGCCAGTGAAATGATAAAAATGTTAAATTCCCTTGAACTAAATTCCAAGCTTGAAAATGATAAAATAGTAGTTTCTGTACCATCTTTCAGAAGGGACTTAACTATAGAGGCAGACTTAATAGAAGAAGTAGGCAGAATCTATGGAATAGATAAGATTATACCACAGCCTTTAGTAGGGACTCTAACTAAAGCTGAGAAAACATTATTTAGACAGATAGAAGACAGAGCTAAAACTATATTAACAGGTGTTGGACTAAATGAAATTACCACATACTCTTTTATAAGTCCTAAGCAATATGACAAATTAAACATAGCTGAAGACAGTATGAAAAGAAAATATGTTGGAATAAGAAATCCATTAGGAGAAGATTTCAGCGTAATGAGGACTACTCTTATTGGAAATATGCTAGAGGTTATGACAAGGAACTATAAATATGGAGTAGACAAGGCATGGGCATATGAAATAGGAAGTACATTCACACCTAAGGAGCTTCCAGTTAAGGAGCTACCATATGAGAACAGAACCCTTTCTATTGGAATGTATGGCAGTAGCGACTTCTATACACTAAAGGGAGTAGTAGAAATCTTATTTGAAAAGCTAGGAATTAAAGACTATGAATACATTAGGGAGAAAAACGATCCGTCATTCCACCCAGGCAGAACAGCTACTATAACATTAGGGAACCATGTACTTGGAATATTAGGTGAAGTTCATCCTGATGTATTAGACAACTTTGGAATGAAAGAAAGAGTATACGTAGCAGAGCTTAACTTTGAACTAATAGTACTACATTCTAATCTAGATAGGAAATACATTCCACTTCCAAAGTATCCATCAGTTACTAGAGATATAGCATTAGTAGTTGATGAAGGGATTATGGTAAAAGAAATAGAAAAAATAATAATGGAAAACAGCAAAAAGCTAGTAGAAGCTATTAAGCTATTTGACGTATACAAAGGCGGACAGATAGAAAAAGGTAAGAAGAGTGTTGCTTATTCAATTACCTATAGATCCCATGAAAAGACACTAACAGACGAAGACGTAGCTAAAGTTCATGATAAAATAGTAGAGAAACTACAAGAAAATTTAAATGCAACATTAAGAAGCTAATAAAAAGAGCAGGCAACTGCTCTTTTTATGACCTAACCCGATTTCCCGAATGTTTTTTTGGGAAATCGATGGTAGGTCAATCAGAGTGAGCACCAAATCTATTGAGGGAAGCCAAGTAAATAAATTTGTGTTGTGAGACTGCTCTATGCAAATAATTGAATTTTCAAAATAATAAAAAAATAGAGGAAAAAAGATATCTATAGAGAATTAATATTTAAGAATAAAAAATTATATTTAAGGGGGGCTTTTATGAATAGGAAAAAGCTGTTTAAGCTATTGTTAGTTTTGGTAGTATTATCAATGGTGTTAGTATTACCTGTTTTTGCAGAGGATGCCACTGGGGAAGTTTACCAAAGTAGCTTATATGCCACGTTCTGGTCTCTGGTTCCACCAATTATAGCAATTGTGCTAGCTCTTATTACAAAGGAAGTATACAGTTCACTCTTCATAGGTATAGTCAGTGGAGCTTTATTGTATGCAAATTTCAATCCACTTAAAGCCTTTGATGCAATGTTTACTGAAGGATTTATACCTTCTCTAGCAGATGGTTGGAATGTTGGTATATTGATTTTCTTAGTTACTTTGGGAGCTATAGTAAGCCTTATTAATAAGGCAGGCGGATCTGCAGCCTATGGGAAATGGGCAAGTCAAAAAATCCGCACAAGAAAGGGAGCCATCCTTTCCACTTTCGGACTTGGTATACTCATATTTGTGGATGACTATTTTAACTGTCTGACTGTTGGAAACATTATGAGGCCTATTACAGATAAGCATAAAATTTCTCGTGCAAAATTAGCCTATATTGTAGACTCTACGGCTGCGCCTATATGTATGATAGCTCCTATATCTTCTTGGGCTGCTGCAGTTACTGGTATTGTTGAAGGTTATGATGGATTAGAACTTTTTATTCGTGCAATTCCTTATAATCTTTATTCACTTTTGACTCTAGCAATGATAATCATAATTACTTTATTGGGAATTGAATATGGTCCAATGAAAAAGCATGAAGAAAATGCTATTTTAAAAGGTGACCTCTATACAACACCAGATCGTCCATTTGAAGGTCAAGATGTAGAAATGCATGCTGGAAAAGGAAAGGTTATAGATCTTGTTCTTCCTGTACTTATACTAATATTTTTCTGCATATTTGGCATGGTCTATACTGGTGGCATTCTAGAAGGTGCAAATATTGTCGATGCTTTTGCTAACTCTGATGCTTCTGTAGGATTGTCACTAGGCTCTTCCTTTGCACTTATTCTTATTATGATATATTTTATGGCTCGTAAAGTGCTTAGCTTCAGTGAATGCATGGAATGCTTCCCAGCAGGATTTAAGGCTATGGTTCCTGCTATCCTTATCCTTACTTTTGCATGGACATTGAGTGGAATGACCAGTTTACTTGGTTCAAAAGAATATGTTAGTGGGATTTTTGCAGGTAGTGCAGCAGGGCTTAAGATATTCCTGCCAGCCATAGTGTTCCTTATAGCTATTGGAATGTCCTTCTCAACTGGAACATCATGGGGAACCTTTGGTATCCTGCTACCAATAGTGGTTGCAGTAGGGTTAGAGCCTGAGCTTTTGGTAATATCAGTCTCTGCTTGTCTTGCTGGTGCTGTTTGTGGTGACCATTGCTCACCTATTTCAGATACAACTATTATGTCTTCTACTGGAGCTATGTGCAACCATATTAATCACGTCTCAACTCAGCTTCCTTATGCATTAACAGTTGCAGTAGTGTCCTTTGTAGGCTATATCATAGCAGGTCTAATACAATCAGCTTGGATTGTGCTTCCTATATCTATTGCAATGATGCTTGGTACACTTTATGTAATTAAGATACTTACATCAAAAAAATCAGACTTAAATAGAACTCAAAATCCAGTATAAAAAATATTATTTAAAATCACTATTTCATGATATAAAGATATAATTTTAAAAATTATGGGTTGCTGAAATATTTCAGCAACCCATTTAAATTTTACAAATCATTGGCTAAAACAACTACAGAGTTATATGTATTTTAATGTATCATACTATTTAAACTATTTTTAAATAATTTAATTACTTTTTATTTAAATAGAAGGAATTTACATAAATAAAAAGAATAATATAGTAAGATGCTTTAAAAGGAGAGGTTTGCTATGGCAAATAAGGAAAGAGTTATAGTTAATATAAATGGTCAAGAGTTTTCTGTATTAGGTAGTGAATCTGAAGAATATATAATGGGTATTGCAAAGATTGTAGATGATAACATAAAAGAGATAATGAAAAAGAATAAAAAACTAAGTCAGACTATGGCCGCTATATTAGCTGCATTTAATATGGCTGATAAATATACCAAAACATTTAATGAATTAAATAAGATAAACCAAGAGGTGGTAGAGCCCTTAAAAGAATTTGAGAAGATGAAAAAAGACTTAGATGATAGCAATAGCAAATTACAGGGGCTTAGAGACGAATGCAATAACTATAAAGATGAATTATTACAATCCAAAAGAGAAATAGAAAATCTTAACAAAACTATTAAACAGTATGAACAGGAGTTAAAAGCTAAAGAGGACGAGATAAATAAAGTAAATAAATCTGTAGACGATCTTCAAAACAAACTTTTTGAGGATCAAGTTGAAATGGTTCAGCTTAGAAAAGAGCTAAGAGAGGCATTAAAAATGTTAGGTATGGATTAATGTATAATAGTAATCTGATTAGATAAAATATTATTGTACAAAAAAACTAATAACATTATAATATAGTTAGCTTAATTATGAGAGTAGAACACTACTCTTTATTTTTTACAAGAATGTGATGAAGCAGGTATTTTTAAATCACTTTAGGCCTTATGTTTGTTAACTAGGAGATGAGTTTATGATAGATAAAGTAGAAATATTAGCACCAGTTGGGAGTATGGATGCTCTTTATGCAGCAGTGGAAAATGGTGCAGATGCTGTATATTTGGGAGGTAGGATGTTCAATGCAAGACAGTATGCCTCTAATTTTAGTGATGAAGAACTAAAGAGCGCAGTAGAATATGCACACCTGAGAGATGTTAAGGTGTATGTTACATTAAACATTTTATTGGATGATAATGAATTAAAGGAAGTAATTGACTATTTAGTTTTCTTATATAACATTGATGTTGATGCGTTAATAGTTCAGGATTTAGGTTTGGTTAGAATAGTAAGAAAGCTTTTACCTGATTTTGAGATACATGCAAGTACACAAATGTCTATAAATAATTATCTAGGAGTACAGTTTTTAGAGGGACTAGGCTTCAAGAGAGTAGTTCTTGCTCGTGAATTGTCAACTGAAGAGATAAGTTATATAAGAGAAAAGACTAGTGCAGAATTAGAGGCATTTATACATGGGGCACTATGTATCTGTTATTCTGGACAATGTTTAATGAGCAGCATGATAGGTGGTAGGAGTGGCAATAGAGGTAGATGTGCTCAACCATGTAGAATGGCATATTCTATAGTAAATGTTGAAACAAATAAAATAATAAGTCCAAAGTTCGAGGAGAAATATATTCTAAGTCCAAGGGATTTAAATACAATAGAGCATTTAGAAGAAATAATAAATTCTGGAATAGTTTCATTAAAGATAGAAGGTAGAATGAAAAAGCCTGAATATGTGGCAGTAATAGTAGACAGATATAGAAAGGAACTAGATAGAGTTTTAGGAAAGCATAGTCAAAAGCTTGCAGAAAAAGATTATAGGGATATGGCTCAAATGTTCAATCGAGGCTTTACAAAAGGATATCTATTAGGAGACTATGGAAAAGACTTTATTTCTTTTGATAAACCAAATAATAGGGGAATATTAATCGGAGAAGTTATTAAAGTGGACAAGAATTTTATCCATATAAGATTAGATGATGACCTAAGCAAAGGAGACGGAATAGAGATAATAGGTAAAAGTGGAGAAGGTCATGGCCAGATAATAGATAAAATAATTGATGGTAATGACACTGTCCAAAAAGGCATCGAGGGAAAAGTTATAAAAATAAAGCGTATTAGTGGTGTAGAAGTAGGAGCTAAAGTATATAAGACCTTTGATTTGTCACTTAATACCGCCGCTGCTGAAACATATACAAATAAGGAGAACTTCAAAAAGATTCCTATAAACATGGCAGTAGAAGTAAAAATAGGTCAACCAGTAAGGCTAGTAATTATGCAAGAACAAAACTATATTGATGTTTTTAGTGATGAAATAGTAGAAAAAGGTATTAAGATTTCTTTAGACAGAGATAAGATAATTAAGCAGATGAACAAGCTAGGAGATACTCCATATGTTGCAGAAAACATAGATGTTGATTTAGAAGAAGGTGCAATGCTACCTATTAGTGCTCTCAATGGGTTAAGGAGAAAAGGTATAGAAGAGCTAAATAAAAAAAGAAGTAATTTTAATAATAGAGTAGAAGTAATATCAGAAAAACTTAGAGAGGGTATAGCTCAAGTCTTTAACTACTCTAAAAATGAAACTAACAGACAAAGAAAAACTAGTGTAAAGATTAAGTCAAATTCACAATTTAAGCAGCTTGACCTAAATAAACTAGATAGAATTTATTTAGACTATAATCTAGAGATTGAAGATCAAATTAAAGAAGTAAGAAAATATAATAAAGAAATCTATATCTCTACAGAGAAGATTATCTCAAATGAAAAGTTTGATAAGATGGAAAAGGCATTTAATAAAATAATTGACGATATAGATGGAATAAGTACATCAAACATAGGAACATTAGAGTTTATTAGGAATAGATATAAAACAAATGTTCATTGTGATATAGGACTCAATATTTTTAATAGCTCAACAGTTAAGATATTGTCAGAGTACGGAGTTAGTAGTCTGACGCTTTCACCAGAGTTAAAATTAACCCAAATCTCAGAGATATGCAAAAATAATGTAATGGAGTATGAGGTTATAGGATACGGATATTTGCCATTAATGATAACAAAGCATTGCCCAATGTCCCTTGTGAAAGGCTGCAAGAATGATGAGGATTGTAGTAGCTGTGAGCTTGCTAGTGGTTATGGTTTATATGATAGAAAAGGCATGACATTTGAAATGAAGAGAAAAGGAAAATCTACTATTATTTATAACAGTCAGCCTTTAATTGTTGTAGAAAGCATTCACAAAATTTTTTCGGCTGGCATGGATATGATGAGATTAGATTTTACTATAGAAAAGGATAATGTTAAACTAATTCAAGAGTTATATTATAATTATATAAATGAAAAAATTGATAACTATGAGATGCAACAGATTGTTGATGAATTAAAAAGTAAAACTGGTAACACAACAGGACACTTTTTTAGGGGAGTTTTGTGATTAAAGCATTATATGCTTAACAAGGAGGTTTTTATGAACGAAAAGACTTTAAGAGTACTTGAATATGGAAAAATTATTCAAATGCTTATAGATAAAACAGAGTCTAGCTTAGGAAGAGAAATAGCAGAGAAGCTAGTTCCAAGTACAGATTTAAAGGAAGTACAGTATTCTCAAAATGAAACAGATGAGGGAGTAAGCCTTTTAATCAAAAGAGGTAGCGCGCCACTTGGAGGAATACATGATATTTTGATTGAAGTTAAGAGGGCTGAAATTGGTTCAGTCCTTTCTCCAGGAGGACTGCTTAAGATTGCAGATACATTAAGAGCTACTAGGAGAATAAAAGGATTTTTGGGACAAGACAAGGGAGATAAAGACTCAAACTATCCTATTTTACAAGAGCTAATTAATGACTTAAACACATATAAGGATATAGAAGATGCTATATTTAATGCTATCATTAGTGAAGAAGAGGTTGCTGATAATGCAAGCCCTCTTTTAAGAAATATTAGAAAACAAATTTCATCAAAGAATGATGCCATAAGGACCAAGCTTAATTCCATAATTAGCTCACAGGCTAATAAAAAGATGCTACAGGATGGAATCATAACTATAAGAGAAGGTAGATTTGTAGTGCCTGTAAAGCAAGAGTACAGATCTAGCTTTCAAGGCTTGATACACGACCAGTCTTCTAGCGGTGCTACTTTATTTATTGAGCCTATGGCAGTA of Proteiniborus sp. DW1 contains these proteins:
- a CDS encoding TrkH family potassium uptake protein yields the protein MIGNKHINFNPAQVLSFGFAGLIIVGAGLLSLPLASVDGNSIGFIDALFTSASAVSVTGFVVVETATHWTLFGKIVIIILVQIGGLGIMTMATLIALLLGKKITLKERILLQEGLNQFSLEGVVKLTRYIIISTLSIEAIGAVLLATRFIPIYGIKKGICFSIFHSISAFCNAGIDITGNSIVPFADDVIINLVLVILIIAGGLGYSVYIDLITNKKNIKKFSLHTRFVLLFNTILFVIGFAFIFVMEYNNPKTLGNLPLVEKIIASIFQAVSPRSAGFYSIDISGLTLPTTFLIIMMMFIGGSPGSTAGGIKTTTFGVLIITIVSVLKGKTDVEIFKKRIPHELIYRALAVIGLAFFVVILVTMILTLTDAESSFLDILFKATSTFATVGLHRGAIPSLSFFEKIVFILTMFAGRVGPLTLGFALARRQSKTKANFRYPEGKIMIG
- a CDS encoding TrkA family potassium uptake protein, with product MKQFVVIGCGRFGTSVAKTLYNQGHDVLAIDKDEEIVQEISDSVTYAAQADVEDEYALKALGIRNFDVAVVSIGSDIQASIMATLIVKELGVKTVVAKAQNDVHAKVLYKIGADKVVFPERDMGVRLAHNLVSSSVIDYIEFDPDYSIVEITATKEWEYKTLNELKLPSKYGINVIAIKKKVGLNISPNADEAIMPGDVLIVIGSNTNLANLEKKSGLRL
- a CDS encoding RNA methyltransferase, which encodes MNEMITSSSNIMIKEIKSLYRKKDRWTKKSFFIEGIRAVEESILSNAKISYIVYSDMLFHIKGGEELLKKIQSSNYKLNYISDKLFKEISDTEKPQGILAVVEYDLKTIDNILKEKDNFIILLDRLQDPGNMGTIIRTADAFGSNGVIVTEGCVDVFNPKTIRSTMGSIFHIPILYYKSSNEAIRDLKDKGIRVVTTSLDAKEFCFDVDFIRDFALIIGNEASGVSEEVIADSDLLIKIPMPGNAESLNAAIASSVIMYEALRQRQSRD
- a CDS encoding YqzL family protein; this translates as MLNAEFFWKLFELTGSINAYLVYKALMMN
- the pheS gene encoding phenylalanine--tRNA ligase subunit alpha, giving the protein MKEMLSNIKENALNELSKIGKLDDLEQIRVKYLGKKGELTGVLRAMGGLSSEERPIIGQLANKVRGLIEGEIERAREKFKAEEKNRRLQTETIDISMPGKSIEKGHRHPLIGVMEELENIFMSMGFSIVQGPEVETVYNNFDALNSPENHPSRDPSDTFYITDDILLRTHTSPVQIRAMKQTKPPLRIVSAGRTFRFDDVDDTHSPMFHQLEGLVVDKNITMGNLKHTIDMFIKELFGSEMKTRFRPHYFPFTEPSAEVDVSCLKCMGKGCASCNGTGWSMELLGCGMVHPNVLRNCGIDPEVYSGFAFGLGVDRIAMVKYGINNIRLLFENDMRFLNQF
- the pheT gene encoding phenylalanine--tRNA ligase subunit beta, coding for MLVPVKWLKEYVDIDVDSKELADKLTMSGSHVDSIEAVDKGIENVVVGKILEIAQHPDADKLVITQIDVGTEVIQIVTGANNIKVGDYIPVALIGAKLPGGVKIKKGKLRGVESNGMLCSAQELGISENVVPKENKDGIFILDKEYTLGQDIKETLGLYGEVIDFEITPNRPDCLSIIGMARETAATLGKPMKHLDIKINNQVDDIKDYFNGIIVEAKDLCNRYYAKVVKDIKIGQSPMWMQRRLMEAGVRPINNIVDITNYVMLEIGQPLHAFDLDKLSGKKIIVRRALEGEKIKTLDGVERSLDTSMLVIADDSRPMAIAGVMGGEDSEVTDDTKTILIESANFDGRSVRLTSRKVSLRTEASAKYEKDLDPNLSDIACNRVCQLIEEIGAGTVVAGHIDIYEGKAEERTLELSPEKANRLLGTDIEASEMIKMLNSLELNSKLENDKIVVSVPSFRRDLTIEADLIEEVGRIYGIDKIIPQPLVGTLTKAEKTLFRQIEDRAKTILTGVGLNEITTYSFISPKQYDKLNIAEDSMKRKYVGIRNPLGEDFSVMRTTLIGNMLEVMTRNYKYGVDKAWAYEIGSTFTPKELPVKELPYENRTLSIGMYGSSDFYTLKGVVEILFEKLGIKDYEYIREKNDPSFHPGRTATITLGNHVLGILGEVHPDVLDNFGMKERVYVAELNFELIVLHSNLDRKYIPLPKYPSVTRDIALVVDEGIMVKEIEKIIMENSKKLVEAIKLFDVYKGGQIEKGKKSVAYSITYRSHEKTLTDEDVAKVHDKIVEKLQENLNATLRS
- a CDS encoding Na+/H+ antiporter NhaC family protein, with amino-acid sequence MNRKKLFKLLLVLVVLSMVLVLPVFAEDATGEVYQSSLYATFWSLVPPIIAIVLALITKEVYSSLFIGIVSGALLYANFNPLKAFDAMFTEGFIPSLADGWNVGILIFLVTLGAIVSLINKAGGSAAYGKWASQKIRTRKGAILSTFGLGILIFVDDYFNCLTVGNIMRPITDKHKISRAKLAYIVDSTAAPICMIAPISSWAAAVTGIVEGYDGLELFIRAIPYNLYSLLTLAMIIIITLLGIEYGPMKKHEENAILKGDLYTTPDRPFEGQDVEMHAGKGKVIDLVLPVLILIFFCIFGMVYTGGILEGANIVDAFANSDASVGLSLGSSFALILIMIYFMARKVLSFSECMECFPAGFKAMVPAILILTFAWTLSGMTSLLGSKEYVSGIFAGSAAGLKIFLPAIVFLIAIGMSFSTGTSWGTFGILLPIVVAVGLEPELLVISVSACLAGAVCGDHCSPISDTTIMSSTGAMCNHINHVSTQLPYALTVAVVSFVGYIIAGLIQSAWIVLPISIAMMLGTLYVIKILTSKKSDLNRTQNPV
- the zapA gene encoding cell division protein ZapA, whose product is MANKERVIVNINGQEFSVLGSESEEYIMGIAKIVDDNIKEIMKKNKKLSQTMAAILAAFNMADKYTKTFNELNKINQEVVEPLKEFEKMKKDLDDSNSKLQGLRDECNNYKDELLQSKREIENLNKTIKQYEQELKAKEDEINKVNKSVDDLQNKLFEDQVEMVQLRKELREALKMLGMD